A region of Neovison vison isolate M4711 chromosome 7, ASM_NN_V1, whole genome shotgun sequence DNA encodes the following proteins:
- the LOC122914002 gene encoding olfactory receptor 6M1 has product MGNRSTVTEFTLIAFPALLELRVFLFVVLLPTYTLTVTGNIIIIFLTWTNNRLQTPMYIFLSNLSCLDILYTTVVTPKLLACLLGEKKTIPFVGCITQTYFYFFLGTVEFILLAVMSFDRYVAICNPLRYTIIMNSRVCLLLVLGCWVGAFLSVLVPTIVVTRLPYCKKEINHFFCDIAPLLQVACVDTHLIEQINFLLSALVILSSLTFTTGSYTYIISTILHIPSAQGRRKAFSTCISHITVVSIAYGSNIFVYVRPNQNYSLDFDKVAAVLITVVTPLLNPFIYSLRNEKVKEVLRETMNRVMSLILRKT; this is encoded by the coding sequence ATGGGAAATCGGAGCACAGTGACTGAATTCACCCTGATCGCCTTTCCTGCTCTCCTAGAACTTCGAGTCTTCCTCTTTGTGGTTCTTTTGCCGACTTACACATTAACGGTCACAGGAAACATTATTATCATCTTCCTAACATGGACCAATAATCGTCTGCAAACCCCAATGTACATTTTCCTCAGTAATTTGTCCTGTTTAGATATTTTATACACCACAGTTGTCACTCCAAAGCTGCTAGCCTGCCTCCTAGGAGAGAAGAAGACCATACCTTTTGTTGGCTGCATCACTCAAACATATTTCTacttctttctggggacagtgGAGTTTATCCTCCTGGCGGTGATGTCCTTTGACCGCTATGTAGCCATCTGTAACCCCTTGCGCTATACCATCATCATGAACAGCAGGGTCTGCCTCCTGCTGGTCCTGGGCTGCTGGGTGGGAGCCTTCCTGTCCGTGCTGGTACCAACCATTGTGGTGACAAGGCTACCTTactgtaaaaaagaaattaatcattttttctgTGACATTGCCCCTCTTCTGCAGGTGGCCTGTGTAGATACGCACCTCATTGAACAGATCAACTTTCTTCTATCTGCCCTTGTCATCCTGAGCTCTCTGACATTCACGACTGGGTCCTACACCTATATCATCTCTACCATCCTGCACATCCCCTCAGCCCAAGGCCGTCGAAAAGCTTTTTCTACCTGCATTTCTCACATCACGGTTGTGTCCATTGCCTATGGGAGCAACATCTTTGTGTACGTGAGACCCAATCAGAACTATTCCCTGGATTTTGACAAGGTAGCTGCTGTTCTCATTACAGTGGTGACCCCTCTTCTGAACCCTTTTATTTATAGCTTGAGAAATGAAAAGGTGAAAGAAGTGTTGAGAGAGACAATGAACAGAGTCATGTCCTTGATACTTAGGAAAACTTGA